The proteins below come from a single Acinonyx jubatus isolate Ajub_Pintada_27869175 chromosome A1, VMU_Ajub_asm_v1.0, whole genome shotgun sequence genomic window:
- the LOC128314985 gene encoding LOW QUALITY PROTEIN: uncharacterized protein LOC128314985 (The sequence of the model RefSeq protein was modified relative to this genomic sequence to represent the inferred CDS: substituted 3 bases at 3 genomic stop codons), with amino-acid sequence MPEEHHPPPRGEADAVPRAGGGNVPGGSPPFTRQRAQRGQSASTADSTILPLRATGPPDAEGNQPHHYWPFATSDLYNWKAQNPKFSEKPAGLIDLLDSVLFTHQPTWDDCQQLLQVLFTTEERERILSGARKLVPGADGNPTTNQAQIDASFPLTRPQWDINTAEGKERLRVYRQTLMGGLRMAARKPTNLAKVGNVQQGKDESPAAFLERIMEAFHTYTPMDPEAPESKAAVLMAFVNQSAIDIRRKLQKIDRLGEKSLQDLLVVAEKVDNNREPPEDKQARAMAAASSKQTRGLARILLATTADFPEERDRRLRQLADDTRKGKSTKGGKQRLQKDQCAYCKEIGHXARDCPKRASGKGSKTDRVKVLELDELSDXGSQGSDPLPEPRVTLKVEGTPIDFLVDTGAQHSVLRTPQGKLASKKSWVQGATGMSQYSWTTXRTVDLGTGRVSHSFMVIPECPYPLLGRDLLTKIGAQITFRQGGPQVTDGKGHPIQVLTMKLEDEYLLHQEALPREDNIDRWLREFPSVWAETGGMGLAAHRTPVLVELKPGESPVRIKQYPMSQEAWKGIQPHIRRLRSLGVLVPCQSAWNTPLLPVKKPHTNDYRPVQDLREVNKRVVDIHPTVPNPYTLLSSLAPSRVWYTVLDLKDAFFSLLLAPQSQPLFVFEWHDPEEGSSGQLTWTRLPQGFKNSPTIFDEALHEDLVFTDTFSGWVEAYPTKHETAQTVAKKLLEDILLRYGFPAMVGSDNGPAFISQVTQAVAKAVGANWKLHCAYRPQSSGQVERMNRTLKETLTKLTMETGGDRVTLLPYALYRVRNTPYTLGFTPYEIMFGRPPPVIPSLRAELIAEFKDQELFLSLSGLQRAHEDIWPRLRAIYEAGPIPTPHQYRPGDWVYVKRHH; translated from the coding sequence atgccggaagaacaccatcctccccctcggggggaggcagacgctgttccgagagcgggaggcggaaacgttccagggggaagcccgccctttaccagacaaagggctcagagggggcaatccgcctccactgccgactccactattctgcccctgcgagccaccggacccccagacgcggaggggaatcagccccatcactattggcctttcgccactagtgacctctacaattggaaagctcagaatcctaagttttccgagaaaccggcagggcttattgatttattagactctgttctttttacccatcagcccacgtgggatgattgccagcagcttttgcaggtcctgttcacgactgaagaaagagaaagaatcctcagtggggcccgaaaactagttccaggcgcagacgggaatcccaccaccaaccaggctcagatagatgcctccttccccttaactcggccccagtgggatatcaacacggcagaaggtaaggagaggctccgggtctaccgccagactctaatggggggtctccgaatggctgctagaaagccaaccaatttggccaaggtaggaaatgtacaacagggaaaagatgaatctccggctgcctttttagaacggatcatggaggcattccatacctatacccccatggatccagaggctccggaaagcaaggcagctgttctcatggcctttgtaaaccaatcggccatagacattaggagaaaattacagaaaatagatagactaggagaaaaaagtctgcaggacttactggtggtagccgaaaaggtagataataaccgggagcctcctgaggacaagcaggctcgcgccatggcggctgccagcagtaagcagactcgaggcctggccagaatactactagctaccactgctgacttccccgaggaacgagaccgccgtctccggcagctggcagacgacacaagaaaaggtaaaagcaccaagggggggaagcagaggctgcagaaggatcagtgcgcatactgcaaggagatagggcattaggcccgagattgtccaaaaagagccagcgggaagggaagcaagactgaccgagtaaaagtcctagagctggatgaactaagtgattaggggagccagggttcggaccctctccccgaacccagggtaactcttaaagtggaggggacccctattgacttccttgtcgacaccggagcacaacattcggtcctccgcaccccacaaggaaaactagccagcaagaagtcctgggtacaaggggcaactggtatgagccagtattcatggactacctgaagaacagtagatttgggaacgggccgggtatcccactcctttatggtaataccagaatgcccctacccactgttaggacgggacttactgaccaagattggagctcagataactttcagacaaggggggcctcaggtcaccgatggcaagggccaccccatccaggtcctgaccatgaaactggaggatgaatacctcctccaccaggaggcgctcccaagagaggataatatagacagatggctacgagAATTCCCCTCagtttgggcagagacaggggggatgggactagccgctcacaggaccccagtcctggtagagctcaagccaggagagagtccggtaaggatcaaacaataccccatgtctcaggaggcctggaaggggatccagccacacatccggagactacgaagcctaggggtactagttccttgccagtctgcctggaacacccccttactgccggtcaaaaagcctcacacaaatgactaccgaccggtacaagacctccgggaagtaaataagagggtcgtggacatacacccaactgttcccaacccatatactctcttgagctccttggcgccctccagggtctggtatactgtactagatttaaaggacgccttcttcagtctgctgctggcaccccagagccaacccttgttcgtcttcgagtggcatgatccggaggagggctccagtgggcaactcacctggacacggctacctcagggattcaaaaattcacccaccatctttgacgaggctctacacgaggacctggtatttacagacaccttctctggctgggtggaggcctacccaaccaagcatgaaacggctcagacggtggctaagaagctactagaagacatcttactcaggtatggttttcctgccatggtaggatcagacaatggaccagcttttatctcgcaggtaacacaggcagtagccaaggcggtgggggcaaactggaaattacattgtgcttataggccccagagctcaggacaggtagaaagaatgaatagaaccctaaaagagacccttaccaaattaaccatggagactggcggggaccgggtgactctcctaccgtacgccctttaccgggttagaaacactccttacactctgggttttactccctacgagatcatgtttggcaggccaccccctgttattcccagccttcgagctgaacttattgctgagtttaaagatcaagaactttttctttccttgagcgggctccagagggcgcacgaggacatttggccgcgcctccgtgccatctacgaggctggcccgatcccgacacctcatcagtacaggccaggagactgggtctacgtcaagaggcaccactga